A window of the Dictyostelium discoideum AX4 chromosome 4 chromosome, whole genome shotgun sequence genome harbors these coding sequences:
- the mgp4 gene encoding Cdc15/Fes/CIP4 domain-containing protein: MASLIGSAKLPFNNEVELISDEIEKGLNDSTTIRKFFEKRAQIEEEYAKNLQKLCKATPILLKSGGTSDAFSMIVESTNQFSNHTISTIQRFNQDVNDPLAGFIKDLRGELKQYSLEGQNLAKERKQAFDSLKSSKALYEQMCNNPESDVMKVQQSEEEYKLQVQACNQYHSLYHQEKLPKIQNEIIRLETVRMQKMKTNLKKYITEFESIPQKQQQSIKDSEELINSIDTKQDIQSFTNFNKTLNTPTPDFQFESCESINGGGGGAAGRKSKKGGWRQTISVLKIGNAFMKDDGTIVNGNSSLNSSSSNINILNNPIVFKIPIEEIMFKQKSKFPNLDIPYILVLLVNLIKKLDNGMGMKTEGIFRIPGHTSEVNALKKLINEQGEYQFPPDLYSIHPIASLLKLWLREMPQPLIPNYVYDKSLECQSIEEFIVFFKFLPASNQKIITYLAGFLNELVQPDNVVTSKMNLDNVAMVFAPSFLRCDSQDMILANVDREKTLVKLIIEGYLKLSDVCPIQLDDIDSKIQIPSFSNNNNNSTTTTTTTTTTTVPSSTSTNITTNGASALGAESSTTPLPSLTTFSQSQSSSPPNQPSPSITPQQVSNLPPSYQPPQPPPTMAPPPLFNIPQQQQQQQVTNNNNSGGYTPPPLQYTQSSSNLPPIQLGVTNSPSKPQLSDKQKEKEKEKEKEKEKEKEREKEKEKEKEKEKEKEKEKEKKGHKKSSSSTSPNSSSLSISNFLSSNKDKDKEKDKEKEKEKEKEKDKEILATNSTPEKPVSNRMSLIFSQQLQQQLQQQIQQHQQLQQQSNGSPTSPISPSSANNSPSMSPSMVKRTIRPNLPPLQSGTSATTSSSSLTSSSSPTLTSSKDNIQKQQLPELNQQQQQQSPQAELKSSGIKSLLQRVPPPPSQS; the protein is encoded by the exons atggcCTCTTTAATTGGAAGTGCTAAATTACCTTTtaat aaTGAAGTTGAATTAATATcagatgaaattgaaaaaggattaaatgattcaacaacaattagaaaattttttgaaaaaaggGCACAAATAGAGGAAGAATATGCaaagaatttacaaaaattatGTAAAGCTACAccaattttattgaaatcaGGAGGTACATCAGATGCATTTTCAATGATAGTAGAGAGTACTAATCAATTTTCAAATCatacaatatcaacaattcAAAGATTTAATCAAGATGTTAATGATCCATTAGCAGGGTTTATAAAAGATCTTAGAGGAGAGTTAAAACAATACTCTTTGGAAGGTCAAAATTTAGCAAAAGAGAGGAAACAGGCATTCGATTCATTGAAATCCTCGAAAGCATTGTATGAACAAATGTGTAATAATCCTGAATCTGATGTAATGAAAGTTCAACAATCCGAAGAGGAATATAAACTTCAAGTACAAGCATGTAATCAATATCATTCACTCTATCATCAAGAAAAGTTACCAAAGATTCAAAATGAAATCATTAGATTAGAAACTGTTAGAATgcaaaaaatgaaaacaaaTCTAAAGAAATACATTACAGAATTTGAAAGTATaccacaaaaacaacaacaatcaattaaagattctgaagaattaataaattcaattgatacaAAACAAGATATTCAATCTTTTACAAActttaataaaactttaaatacaCCAACTCCAGATTTTCAATTTGAATCATGtgaatcaattaatggtGGTGGCGGTGGTGCTGCTGgtagaaaatcaaaaaaggGTGGTTGGAGACAAACCATTTCTGTATTAAAAATTGGTAATGCTTTTATGAAAGATGATGGCACAATTGTTAATGGTAATTCTTCTTTAAATTCAAGTAGcagtaatataaatattttaaataatcctatagtttttaaaataccaaTTGAAGAGATTATGTTTAAACAAAAGTCAAAATTCCCAAATTTAGATATACCTTatatattggtattattggtTAATCttataaagaaattagatAATGGTATGGGTATGAAAACTGAAGGTATCTTTAGAATTCCTGGTCATACTAGTGAAGTGAATGCTTTGAAAAAGTTAATTAATGAACAAGGTGAATATCAATTCCCACCTGACCTATACTCAATTCATCCAATTGCTTCACTTTTAAAACTTTGGTTACGTGAAATGCCTCAACCATTAATTCCAAATTACGTTTATGATAAATCATTAGAATGTCAATCAATAGAAGagtttatagtttttttcaaatttttaccAGCTTCAAATCAAAAGATTATCACTTATTTAGCAGGTTTCTTAAATGAATTGGTTCAGCCAGATAATGTAGTCACTAGTAAAATGAATTTAGATAATGTTGCTATGGTTTTCGCTCCTTCTTTCTTAAGATGTGATAGTCAAGATATGATTTTAGCAAATGTAGATAGAGAGAAAACTTtagttaaattaataattgaaggttatttaaaattatctgATGTTTGTCCAATACAATTGGATGATATTGAttcaaaaattcaaattccatcatttagtaataataataataattctacaacaacaactacaacaactacaactacaacagtaccatcatcaacttcaacaaaTATAACAACTAATGGTGCCTCGGCACTAGGTGCTGAAAGTTCAACAACACCTTTACCATCATTAACAACTTTTTCACAATCACAATCTAGTTCACCACCAAATCAACCATCACCATCTATAACTCCACAACAAGTTTCAAATTTACCACCATCAtatcaaccaccacaaccaccaccgaCCAtggcaccaccaccattatttaatattccacaacaacaacaacagcaacaagtaacaaataacaacaacagtgGAGGTTatacaccaccaccattacaaTATACCCAATCTTCTTCAAATTTACCACCAATTCAATTAGGTGTAACTAATTCACCTTCAAAACCACAATTATCAGATAAAcaaaaggaaaaagaaaaagaaaaagaaaaagaaaaagaaaaagaaaaggaaagagaaaaagaaaaagaaaaagaaaaagaaaaagaaaaagaaaaggaaaaagaaaaagaaaagaaggGACATAAAaagtcatcatcatcaacatcaccaaattCTTCCagtttatcaatttcaaactTTTTATCAAGTAACAAGGATAaggataaagaaaaagataaagaaaaagaaaaagaaaaagaaaaagaaaaagataaagaaatatTAGCGACTAATTCAACACCAGAAAAACCAGTTTCAAATCGTATGTCATTAATATTTagtcaacaattacaacaacaattacagcAACAgattcaacaacatcaacaattacaacaacaaagtaATGGGTCACCAACATCACCAATTTCACCTTCATCTGCAAATAATTCACCATCAATGTCGCCAAGTATGGTGAAAAGAACAATTCGCCCAAATTTACCACCACTTCAATCTGGTACATCTGCCACaacttcatcttcttctttaacttcatcatcttcaccaACTCTCACATCTTCAAAAGACAAtattcaaaaacaacaattacctGAActaaaccaacaacaacaacaacaatcacctCAAGCCGAACTTAAATCATCAGGTATTAAAAGCTTATTACAAAGAGTCcctccaccaccatcacaaagttaa